A single window of Vicia villosa cultivar HV-30 ecotype Madison, WI unplaced genomic scaffold, Vvil1.0 ctg.000195F_1_1_1, whole genome shotgun sequence DNA harbors:
- the LOC131625223 gene encoding F-box/LRR-repeat protein At3g58900-like — translation MEDETRRDDKQKRPKSNNEKEDVINQLPEGIPINILSKLLIHEAARTSILSRKWKNLWTYFSGTLEFHGSPIMKDMKKDMKKITGRSLQMAMEIMYDAERQTYINWINELLASLKSSSLRGLKVWFPMKNVTDVDNWIRFAVCKKVQKLELYFGYAIDYVLPLQLFKAERFDSLCVLRMKSISVTEEMLEYLLCNCLLLETLSLVDSEVPKTMKVSVSGLPLKLKCLELVRCWELTKVEILAEELVSFKYYGPNLETEFKSVSCLVEASFGGSFVEFVKESFMMQIKVLKLDITQNSPQVIYWLSQLPMLNNLKDLELVACGDDSIILGACDILLKASPSLCRFTIKMLNTEPTFRTEHNFPKECQYNIKELELVGFCGAACEVELVMHILENAVELKKITIDTRLPTKPKLRPLGEEHFKTWNCKENRMRAWRLKDRIPPSIEFVCL, via the exons ATGGAAGATGAAACTAGAAGAGATGATAAACAAAAGAGACCAAAATCCAACAATGAAAAAGAAGATGTGATAAACCAATTGCCAGAAGGAATCCctataaacattttatcaaaacTACTGATCCATGAAGCTGCTAGAACAAGCATCCtctcaagaaaatggaaaaatCTATGGACTTATTTTTCCGGAACGTTAGAATTCCACGGTTCGCCGATCATGAAAGACATGAAGAAAGATATGAAGAAGATTACTGGAAGAAGTTTACAAATGGCAATGGAAATCATGTATGATGCTGAGAGACAAACATATATAAATTGGATCAATGAACTGTTAGCTTCGCTTAAAAGTTCGTCTCTACGAGGATTGAAGGTTTGGTTTCCTATGAAAAATGTTACTGATGTTGATAACTggattcggtttgcggtttgtaaaAAGGTTCAAAAGCTTGAACTGTATTTCGGTTACGCGATTGATTATGTTCTTCCGTTGCAACTATTTAAGGCGGAAAGATTTGATTCATTGTGTGTTTTGCGTATGAAATCGATTAGTGTCACCGAAGAGATGTTAGAGTATTTATTGTGTAATTGTCTGTTGCTTGAAACATTGAGTTTGGTTGATTCAGAAGTTCCGAAAACTATGAAGGTTTCAGTTTCAGGTTTACCATTGAAGTTGAAATGTTTAGAGTTGGTAAGGTGTTGGGAATTGACAAAAGTTGAAATACTTGCTGAGGAATTAGTGTCTTTCAAATACTATGGGCCTAATTTGGAGACAGAATTCAAGAGTGTTTCATGCCTTGTGGAAGCGTCTTTTGGAGGATCCTTTGTGGAGTTTGTTAAAGAAAGCTTTATGATGCAAATAAAAGTGCTTAAATTGGATATCACACAAAACTCGCCTCAAGTG ATTTATTGGTTAAGTCAACTTCCAATGTTGAATAATCTCAAGGATTTGGAGTTGGTGGCTTGTGGTGATGATAGCATAATACTTGGTGCTTGTGATATTTTATTGAAAGCATCACCTTCGCTATGTAGGTTCACAATCAAG ATGCTAAATACCGAACCTACTTTTAGAACAGAACACAATTTTCCAAAGGAATGTCAATACAATATTAAGGAGTTGGAATTGGTTGGATTTTGTGGTGCTGCATGTGAAGTTGAATTAGTTATGCACATTCTTGAGAATGCAGTTGAACTCAAGAAAATAACTATTGATACAAGGTTACCAACCAAACCAAAATTGAGGCCTCTAGGAGAGGAGCACTTCAAAACTTGGAATTGCAAAGAAAACAGAATGCGTGCTTGGCGACTGAAGGACAGAATACCACCTTCGATTGAATTTGTTTGTCTATGA
- the LOC131625204 gene encoding protein ROOT INITIATION DEFECTIVE 3-like: MVEEREALVACSDQSMRIGVTIWDMKTGEKIIHIPTCSSPPFGLLCLRNQFLVASQLNKHGSMGGGSIVVWPLNKPHQPIMNNTVEAIGPISCTKDGIYLVGGGLSGNAYIWNVINGKLLKTWAAHYKSIKHIMFSNDDSLIVSGSADGMLCVWSMISLLDVEESESCNPLLHHLPGHMSSITGLLAIPCNCYSFIISSALDGTCKVWDFITGKLVQTQGYPLAITCIALHEGESLLFCGTKNGTIFVNKLDIGLEDGFNSIIRGDQSLELKGHSGAIIAMTSSRTSLISSSEDCTICIWDVINWTITRRFNLEKGKVTNLVVILRSSALSTSNHTRGSNQYNVSPLGKSPLQINGHNETTSLNSLCRLFKEKQTHIDLRSIGLLRQNISGPQKAHVSMAMTMQMKVDRNIENRSWATKMAKHVMVINRKMQSRLLDLIHRRLFCTNKMNSKKRVTHKTPYLYINAYCPTIKDDPNLSSFEHDRNDEYEPKERDQEAIKMKYLARNVLLSTFHVVTELNNRDCNHALALSLRENEKLNDFEIIVVVLEHISELHKDGKVQVWILRQVSGELVLSNYLQQRGFSKLDAIIAGQIMLE; the protein is encoded by the exons ATGGTGGAAGAACGAGAGGCATTGGTAGCATGCAGCGATCAAAGCATGAGAATTGGAGTGACGATATGGGACATGAAAACAGGAGAAAAGATTATCCATATACCAACATGTTCTTCACCACCTTTTGGTTTGTTGTGTTTAAGAAATCAGTTCCTTGTGGCATCACAATTGAACAAACATGGATCTATGGGTGGTGGATCCATTGTTGTATGGCCCTTGAACAAG CCTCATCAACCGATTATGAATAACACAGTGGAAGCCATTGGGCCAATTTCTTGCACAAAAGATGGCATATACCTTGTGGGAGGTGGTTTATCTGGAAATGCTTATATCTGGAAT GTGATTAATGGAAAATTATTGAAGACTTGGGCAGCTCATTACAAATCTATAAAACACATAATGTTTTCAAATGATGATTCTCTTATTGTTTCTGGTTCAGCTGATGGCATGTTGTGTGTTTGGTCCATGATAag TTTGTTAGATGTGGAAGAATCAGAAAGCTGCAATCCTTTATTACATCATTTGCCAGGGCATATGTCCTCAATAACAGGCCTTTTAGCTATACCTTGCAATTGTTATTCATTTATAATATCAAGTGCTCTTGATGGAACATGCAAG GTTTGGGACTTTATCACTGGAAAGCTTGTGCAAACTCAAGGCTATCCTTTGGCAATAACTTGCATTGCCCTTCATGAAGGTGAAAGTCTTTTGTTTTGTGGTACAAAAAATGGAACAATATTTGTCAACAAACTTGATATTGGTTTGGAAGATGgttttaattcaattattagaGGAGATCAATCACTTGAACTCAAAGGACACAG TGGAGCCATTATTGCAATGACATCTAGTAGGACAAGCCTAATATCTTCTTCTGAAGACTGCACAATATGCATATGGGATGTCATCAACTGGACAATCACTCGAAGGTTTAATCTTGAAAAAG GGAAAGTAACTAATCTCGTGGTAATACTTCGATCTTCGGCTCTCTCCACATCAAATCATACAAGAGGCTCCAATCAATACAATGTCTCTCCATTAGGCAAGTCTCCTCTACAAATCAATGGACACAATGAAACTACATCTCTTAATTCTTTGTGTCGCCTCTTCAAAGAAAAACAAACTCACATTGATTTAAGAAGCATTGGTTTATTGAGACAAAATATTTCTGGTCCACAG AAAGCACATGTATCTATGGCCATGACCATGCAAATGAAAGTGGACAGAAATATTGAGAATCGTTCATGGGCAACAAAGATGGCAAAACATGTTATGGTGATAAACAGAAAGATGCAGTCACGGTTGTTGGACTTGATACATCGTAGATTGTTTTGTACTAACAAAATGAACTCTAAAAAAAGAG TAACACATAAAACTCCTTATTTATACATTAATGCATATTGTCCTACAATTAAGGATgatcctaatttatcttcatttGAACATGATAGGAATGATGAGTATGAACCAAAGGAAAGGGATCAAGAAGCCATAAAAAT GAAATATCTAGCGAGGAACGTTTTATTAAGCACATTCCATGTTGTAACGGAATTGAACAATAGGGATTGTAACCATGCTTTGGCTTTGTCCCTAAGGGAGAATGAGAAGTTGAATGACTTCGAGATCATCGTCGTTGTTCTCGAGCATATCAGTGAATTGCACAAAGATGGAAAAGTGCAAGTTTGGATCCTCCGTCAGGTTTCTGGAGAACTGGTTTTGTCGAACTATTTGCAGCAAAGAGGGTTTTCGAAATTAGACGCCATAATCGCAGGGCAGATAATGCTTGAATGA
- the LOC131625221 gene encoding argininosuccinate synthase, chloroplastic-like has translation MAQLKPFPSHPCATTTPSLHATEHILFNRFWKANPCSFKQLKPKANVGAGRLQVVKAVLSSDSAVEVSEAKKGSGLRGKLNKVVLAYSGGLDTSVIVPWLRENYGCDVVCFTADVGQGIKELDGLEAKAKASGASQLVVKDLQEEFVRDYVFPCLRAGAIYERKYLLGTSMARPVIAKAMVDVAKEVGADAVAHGCTGKGNDQVRFELTFFALNPKLNIVAPWREWDITGREDAIEYAKKHNVPVPVTKKSIYSRDRNLWHLSHEGDILEDTANEPQKDMYMISVDPEDAPDQPEYLEIGIESGLPVSLNGKTLSPASLLTELNEIGGRHGVGRIDMVENRLVGMKSRGVYETPGGTILFAAARELEFLTLDRETIQVKDSLALKYAELVYAGRWFDPLRESMDAFMQKITETTTGSVTLKLYKGSVTVTGRKSPFSLYRQDISSFEGSDIYDQADAAGFIRLYGLPIRVRAMLQQGI, from the exons ATGGCTCAGTTGAAACCATTTCCTTCACATCCATGCGCCACTACCACTCCTTCCCTACATGCAACAG AGCACATTCTGTTTAATAGGTTTTGGAAGGCAAACCCATGTTCATTTAAACAG TTGAAACCAAAAGCTAATGTTGGTGCTGGTAGACTTCAAG TTGTAAAAGCAGTATTGAGCAGTGATTCTGCTGTGGAAGTTTCTGAAGCCAAGAAGGGTAGCGGGCTGCGTGGAAAATTAAACAAGGTTGTTCTGGCTTACAGTGGTGGCTTAGATACATCAGTCATTGTCCCATGGTTGAG GGAGAATTATGGTTGTGACGTTGTCTGCTTCACTGCTGATGTTGGCCAA GGTATAAAAGAATTGGACGGTTTAGAAGCCAAAGCCAAAGCCAGTGGAGCCTCTCAATTAGTTGTAAAGGACTTGCAGGAGGAATTTGTTAGAGATTACGTATTTCCTTGCCTGCGTGCTGGTGCCATTTATGAGAGGAAGTATTTGCTTGGGACCTCAATGGCCCGTCCTGTAATTGCAAAG GCCATGGTGGATGTTGCCAAAGAAGTTGGAGCTGATGCTGTCGCCCATGGGTGTACAGGGAAAGGAAATGATCAG GTTCGATTTGAGCTCACTTTCTTTGCGCTGAACCCCAAGCTAAACATTGTGGCACCATGGAGGGAGTGGGATATTACAGGGAGAGAAGATGCCATTGAGTATGCTAAAAAGCATAACGTTCCTGTTCCAGTGACAAAGAAATCCATATACAGCAGGGATAGGAACCTATGGCATCTTAGCCATGAG GGTGATATTTTGGAAGACACGGCTAATGAGCCCCAAAAGGATATGTACATGATATCTGTCGACCCAGAGGATGCTCCAGATCAACCCGA GTATTTGGAAATTGGTATAGAGTCGGGGCTTCCTGTTTCACTCAATGGGAAGACGCTTTCACCAGCATCTTTACTCACCGAGCTCAATGAGATAGGTGGAAGGCATGGAGTTGGCCGCATCGACATGGTCGAGAATCGGCTTGTAGGCATGAAGAGCCGCGGAGTCTATGAAACTCCTGGCGGAACTATCCTTTTTGCTGCAGCAAGGGAGTTGGAGTTCTTGACACTTGACCGAGAAACAATACAGGTCAAAGATTCATTAGCCCTTAAATATGCAGAGTTGGTGTATGCTGGAAGATGGTTTGATCCACTCCGCGAGTCCATGGACGCCTTTATGCAGAAGATTACAGAGACCACAACAGGTTCTGTGACTTTGAAATTGTACAAAGGGTCTGTTACTGTAACAGGTAGGAAGAGTCCCTTCAGCCTTTATAGGCAAGATATCTCATCATTCGAGGGTAGTGATATATATGATCAAGCTGATGCTGCTGGTTTTATCCGGCTTTACGGTCTTCCAATAAGAGTCCGCGCAATGCTTCAGCAAGGCATTTAG